A genomic region of Streptomyces sp. R33 contains the following coding sequences:
- a CDS encoding N-acetyltransferase, with product MSDDQRLFVPGADTFEVPLGFEGDGFRLEPLGEAHNARDLAAWSGSIAHVRATPGFQGRGWPPVEGMTADANLADLARHAQDFAARKGFTYSVLEGDEVIGCLYIYPGKEAPGRVGVSSWVRADRAPLDKVLYEAVTRWLREVWPFDAEFVDYAAR from the coding sequence ATGAGTGATGATCAGCGGCTGTTCGTACCGGGAGCCGACACGTTCGAGGTGCCGCTCGGGTTCGAGGGGGACGGGTTCCGGCTCGAGCCGCTCGGGGAGGCGCACAATGCGCGCGATCTCGCCGCCTGGAGCGGGAGCATCGCGCACGTTCGGGCCACGCCCGGGTTTCAGGGGCGCGGGTGGCCGCCCGTCGAGGGGATGACCGCCGATGCGAACCTGGCCGATCTGGCACGGCACGCGCAGGACTTCGCGGCCCGGAAGGGCTTCACGTACAGCGTCCTGGAGGGGGACGAAGTCATCGGCTGCCTCTACATCTACCCGGGGAAAGAGGCGCCGGGGCGGGTGGGCGTCAGCTCCTGGGTACGGGCGGACCGGGCGCCGCTCGACAAGGTGCTGTACGAGGCCGTGACGCGATGGCTCCGTGAAGTGTGGCCGTTCGACGCGGAATTCGTCGATTACGCCGCCCGGTGA